The proteins below are encoded in one region of Pseudomonas putida NBRC 14164:
- a CDS encoding hybrid sensor histidine kinase/response regulator, whose protein sequence is MDREGAGFSGELDAPALPSQESAFPTTALERLQLALDAGAIIGTWVWDIRHNQVTADERFSRSFGLPADKCLAGIPIEEAFASIHPDDRERVSADIQEAMSRGGAYRCEYRVRQDDGSYRWIEANGRAELDEGGEAVRFPGILMDIESRRSAEAERDRMSALLRTFTAAVPGVVYAKDLEGRLIVANDGVTRLVGKPPELYLGKTDLEFLEDKAQARQIMETDRHVMHGGKGALQIEERVDMPDGTATYWLSVKAPLCDEAGEVIGLIGSSIDVTARRNAEAQLLELNRTLEAKIEQAVAEREAAQAALRQSQKMEAVGQLTGGIAHDFNNLLAGITGSLELIKLRLKQGRIADVERYLMVAQGAAQRAASLTHRLLAFSRRQTLIPVHTDVNTLISEMEELIRRTVGPAIQLKVELHATSSTCLVDPAQVENSLLNLCINARDALEGGGSIAIRTYNEELAQGADLDPELSPGTYFTICVADDGVGMSTETLTRAFEPFFTTKPVGAGTGLGLSMIYGFAKQSGGQVRIESEVGQGARVYLQLPSHEVEVDAAGRAEPLPESELTSSGETVLVVDDEPSVRMFVSESLGSCGYIVIEATDSLAGLQLLRSDTRIDLLVTDIGLPGGIDGRQMANTGRSFRPGLPVLFMTGYAQPNILDNAQLEPNTAVLTKPFTLEALTLNVNALLKH, encoded by the coding sequence ATGGATCGCGAAGGCGCCGGCTTTTCAGGAGAGCTGGATGCTCCCGCATTACCCAGTCAGGAGTCCGCGTTTCCGACAACCGCTTTGGAGCGCCTGCAGTTGGCGCTCGATGCGGGCGCGATCATTGGAACGTGGGTGTGGGATATTCGGCACAATCAGGTGACCGCGGATGAGCGGTTCTCGCGATCGTTCGGGCTTCCTGCAGATAAATGCCTGGCGGGTATTCCGATCGAGGAAGCTTTTGCCTCGATTCACCCTGACGACCGTGAGCGTGTCTCTGCCGATATTCAGGAGGCGATGAGCCGTGGCGGCGCCTACCGGTGTGAATACCGGGTCAGACAGGATGACGGCAGCTACCGCTGGATTGAGGCCAATGGCAGAGCTGAGCTTGACGAGGGGGGCGAGGCTGTTCGGTTCCCTGGCATCCTCATGGACATTGAGTCACGCCGGTCAGCAGAGGCTGAACGCGACAGGATGTCAGCGTTGCTGCGTACCTTCACGGCTGCCGTTCCGGGTGTTGTCTACGCAAAGGATCTCGAGGGGCGGCTGATTGTTGCAAATGACGGTGTCACTCGACTGGTTGGTAAACCACCAGAACTGTACCTGGGCAAAACCGACCTGGAGTTTCTGGAAGACAAGGCCCAGGCACGCCAGATCATGGAAACCGATCGTCATGTCATGCATGGCGGGAAGGGCGCGCTGCAGATCGAAGAGCGTGTCGACATGCCGGATGGCACGGCTACCTACTGGCTTTCCGTCAAGGCACCCCTGTGCGACGAAGCAGGCGAGGTCATCGGGCTGATCGGCTCGTCCATCGATGTCACCGCGCGAAGAAATGCCGAGGCGCAGTTGCTTGAGCTTAACCGCACCCTGGAAGCGAAAATCGAACAAGCCGTGGCCGAGCGGGAAGCGGCGCAGGCGGCGCTACGGCAATCGCAGAAGATGGAAGCGGTCGGTCAGCTGACCGGGGGTATCGCTCACGACTTCAACAATTTGCTCGCGGGCATCACGGGAAGCCTTGAACTGATCAAGCTCCGCCTGAAGCAGGGGCGCATTGCTGACGTGGAGCGTTACCTGATGGTGGCACAGGGTGCCGCACAAAGGGCAGCATCCCTGACCCATCGACTCCTGGCGTTCTCTCGCCGGCAGACGCTGATACCTGTTCATACCGATGTGAACACCCTGATCAGCGAAATGGAGGAGCTGATACGTCGGACAGTAGGGCCGGCAATCCAACTCAAGGTAGAGCTCCATGCAACCTCAAGTACCTGCCTGGTGGATCCGGCACAAGTAGAGAACTCGCTGCTAAACCTGTGTATCAACGCGCGTGACGCACTGGAAGGCGGAGGGTCGATCGCCATCAGGACGTACAACGAGGAGCTGGCACAAGGGGCAGATCTTGACCCTGAACTGTCACCCGGCACGTACTTCACGATCTGTGTCGCCGATGACGGTGTCGGCATGAGCACCGAGACGTTAACGCGTGCATTCGAGCCTTTCTTTACCACCAAGCCTGTGGGGGCGGGTACCGGGCTCGGCCTGTCCATGATCTATGGTTTCGCCAAGCAGTCAGGCGGGCAGGTTCGGATCGAGTCAGAGGTGGGCCAAGGCGCCCGCGTATATCTGCAGCTACCCAGCCATGAGGTTGAGGTCGATGCTGCAGGTCGTGCCGAGCCATTGCCTGAATCAGAACTGACCTCGTCAGGCGAAACGGTTTTGGTTGTCGATGATGAACCCTCCGTCCGCATGTTTGTGAGTGAGTCACTGGGCAGCTGCGGATACATCGTCATTGAGGCGACCGATAGCCTTGCGGGGCTTCAGTTACTCCGCTCGGATACCCGCATCGATCTGCTTGTCACAGACATTGGCCTGCCAGGAGGAATCGACGGCAGGCAAATGGCCAATACCGGCCGCAGTTTCAGGCCGGGCCTTCCGGTCTTGTTCATGACCGGGTATGCGCAACCCAATATATTGGACAACGCCCAGCTAGAGCCCAACACGGCTGTGCTGACGAAACCTTTCACACTCGAAGCGTTGACGTTGAACGTAAATGCGTTACTTAAGCATTGA
- a CDS encoding Rieske 2Fe-2S domain-containing protein yields MTKLAAINVETALAPRFGRGWHCLGEAADYRDGQLHTLNIFGTRLLAFATSSGQISVIDAHCPHMGADLSRGTLENDRVVCPFHHWQYDASGKCVEIPYCKRIPPKAKTRSWLTCEENNLLFVWNNPEGKAPADGVVIPHLPEQDSDEWLHDWHMDKLIIETNPRELVDNLADAQHFGPVHGTPTKYFANVFEGHIAQQIFHGDSERLGGDLVAESAYYGPATHFTRMRAVFEGMEIHSILLNCHVPITANSFELRFGCMVKKVPGWSEEQNREMAKDYVMRNRESFYQDVDIWAHKIRVNNPVLAEGDGPVYQLREWYEQFFMDEASVPAAMAERREIITVGQR; encoded by the coding sequence ATGACCAAGCTCGCAGCAATCAATGTCGAAACTGCTCTGGCCCCGCGCTTCGGCCGAGGCTGGCACTGCCTGGGTGAAGCGGCCGACTATCGTGATGGCCAGCTGCACACCCTGAATATCTTCGGTACGCGCTTGCTGGCATTTGCCACTTCCAGCGGCCAGATCAGCGTCATTGATGCGCATTGCCCGCACATGGGCGCCGACCTCTCGCGCGGCACCCTGGAAAACGACCGGGTGGTATGCCCCTTTCATCACTGGCAGTACGACGCCAGCGGCAAGTGCGTGGAGATCCCGTACTGCAAGCGCATCCCTCCGAAAGCCAAGACCCGCAGCTGGCTGACCTGTGAAGAAAACAACCTGCTGTTTGTCTGGAACAACCCGGAAGGCAAGGCGCCGGCAGACGGCGTGGTGATTCCTCATCTGCCAGAGCAGGACAGTGACGAATGGCTGCACGACTGGCACATGGACAAGCTGATTATCGAAACCAACCCACGCGAACTGGTCGATAACCTTGCAGATGCCCAGCACTTCGGGCCGGTTCATGGCACGCCAACCAAGTATTTCGCCAACGTCTTTGAGGGGCACATTGCCCAGCAGATTTTCCATGGCGACTCCGAGCGCCTGGGCGGTGATCTGGTGGCCGAGTCGGCGTACTACGGGCCGGCCACGCACTTTACCCGGATGCGCGCGGTGTTCGAGGGCATGGAGATCCACTCGATCCTGCTCAACTGCCATGTACCGATCACCGCCAACAGTTTTGAGCTGCGTTTTGGCTGCATGGTGAAGAAAGTGCCGGGGTGGAGCGAAGAACAAAATCGGGAAATGGCCAAGGACTATGTGATGCGCAACCGCGAATCCTTTTATCAGGACGTGGATATCTGGGCGCACAAGATTCGGGTGAACAACCCGGTCCTGGCCGAAGGCGATGGCCCGGTCTATCAACTGCGCGAATGGTACGAGCAGTTTTTCATGGACGAAGCCAGCGTACCGGCCGCCATGGCCGAGCGCCGCGAAATCATTACCGTCGGCCAGCGCTGA
- a CDS encoding sensor domain-containing diguanylate cyclase gives MSKVLSSRIGLRGLVLGFVLLAVLSTLCNSLITAYSVQRDALVHSALEANRAYAFKVASSIDQFLYSVNERLKYSSQRLGNDFANRALLEEEARRLQAQDSELNTVLITDPAGKVLQAYPPAVPIGSTVSSDELHQALNVRRPMVSQAFTSTSGKLIVFVSQPVFSPTGEYLGLVGGSVFLQQRGVMHSLIGEHHLDGAFAFVADGNRRLLYHPDQQRIGEVLGWSETVDKALLGDNGPLETVNYHGVPMLAGFAHVQGSNWAVVVQQPREQALAPLGKLMRDMLVRIIPAGVIGLVLILLGVMLITRPLRALAGHAIDLSTPNATAELSAINAWYAEAAAIRQALVVQSQQLQQKIGSLNAAADTDPLTGLANRRAMNAALQALDASQQPYSALALDVDHFKRVNDNFGHDVGDLALQRVAQVIRDCTRAGDLPCRAGGEEFCLLLPNTALSTACEVAERIRTTLSATAVAQIGTLTISIGVACRDADTPSAPAILKRADERLYLAKQNGRNRIVAEDRVTL, from the coding sequence ATGAGCAAGGTGCTGTCATCGCGTATTGGCCTGCGTGGCCTGGTTCTTGGCTTTGTCCTGCTCGCCGTGCTGAGTACCCTCTGCAACAGCCTGATTACGGCCTACAGTGTGCAACGCGATGCGCTGGTGCACTCGGCACTGGAGGCCAACCGTGCCTATGCCTTCAAGGTCGCATCGAGCATCGATCAGTTTCTGTACTCGGTCAATGAACGCCTGAAGTACAGCAGCCAACGCCTGGGCAACGACTTTGCCAATCGAGCGTTGCTCGAGGAAGAAGCACGCCGCCTGCAGGCCCAGGACTCGGAGTTGAACACCGTGCTGATCACCGACCCTGCGGGCAAGGTATTGCAGGCTTACCCGCCTGCGGTACCAATCGGTTCGACCGTCAGCTCCGATGAACTGCACCAGGCGCTGAACGTGCGTCGCCCCATGGTCAGCCAGGCGTTTACCTCAACCAGCGGCAAGCTGATCGTCTTCGTCTCCCAACCTGTCTTCAGCCCCACAGGCGAGTATCTCGGGCTGGTCGGCGGCTCCGTGTTCTTGCAACAGCGTGGTGTGATGCATTCGTTGATTGGTGAACACCACCTCGATGGCGCCTTCGCCTTCGTCGCCGATGGCAACCGCCGGTTGCTCTACCACCCCGATCAGCAGCGAATCGGTGAAGTGCTCGGCTGGAGCGAGACGGTGGACAAGGCCTTGCTCGGAGACAACGGCCCGCTGGAGACGGTCAACTACCATGGGGTGCCCATGCTCGCCGGCTTCGCGCACGTGCAGGGTTCCAACTGGGCCGTGGTCGTCCAGCAACCCCGGGAGCAGGCACTGGCGCCACTGGGCAAGCTGATGCGCGACATGCTGGTCAGGATCATCCCGGCAGGGGTGATCGGTCTGGTCCTGATACTGCTCGGCGTCATGCTGATCACGCGCCCACTGCGCGCCCTGGCCGGCCATGCCATCGACCTTTCGACGCCGAATGCCACCGCTGAACTGTCTGCGATCAACGCCTGGTACGCCGAAGCGGCGGCGATCCGCCAGGCGCTGGTAGTGCAGTCGCAGCAACTGCAACAGAAGATCGGCAGCCTGAACGCCGCAGCCGACACCGACCCGTTGACCGGCCTGGCCAACCGGCGTGCGATGAACGCTGCACTTCAGGCGCTTGATGCAAGCCAACAGCCGTATTCGGCCCTGGCGTTGGACGTCGACCACTTCAAGCGGGTGAACGACAACTTTGGTCACGATGTTGGTGACCTGGCGTTGCAAAGGGTCGCGCAAGTGATCCGCGACTGCACCCGGGCCGGCGACCTGCCGTGCCGGGCCGGTGGCGAAGAGTTCTGCCTGCTGCTGCCGAACACCGCGCTGAGCACGGCCTGCGAAGTCGCCGAGCGGATCCGCACCACGCTCAGCGCTACAGCGGTGGCACAGATCGGCACCTTGACCATCTCCATCGGTGTGGCCTGTCGGGACGCAGACACTCCCAGTGCCCCGGCCATCCTCAAGCGCGCCGACGAGCGCTTGTACCTGGCCAAACAGAATGGACGTAACCGTATAGTGGCCGAAGATCGGGTAACGCTCTGA
- a CDS encoding MFS transporter, with product MNMSGRNTLAIMLAASFASTIGGLPFNTLPILLGSMVDSLGFTVEQIGLLGSVCFAGYLLGTLLAVVLIDRMNWRWLTLGCALGAAAAYGMSSWLPATAQLPLWAVIGFFAALMTCLGMRIMGEMANKERALGMRLGIELGVVAAVLFALPSLVIAYFHYAGAALMLAAIILLLSLSALALPRRQDFIHEAQQAQTDSLLARFRFPPAAYAALAFFFLFGAGQIGLWAFLERLGHGLALQPAELGVVFAVLKLLGGAAALALAVVGDRLGVRVPHLVVLAVLGTGLLLLGNAEGFLMYAAGAWIWEVGFTWGCVYQTAAIARLDRSGRSIMLIPGAFALSSMAGPALAGQLVGEGFGMLLWLAAGCALIPVLAFTWVLAQRLQGAGTGCAVGMQA from the coding sequence ATGAACATGAGTGGCCGTAATACACTGGCGATCATGCTGGCCGCCAGCTTCGCTTCGACGATTGGCGGCTTGCCGTTCAATACCTTGCCTATCCTGCTCGGGTCGATGGTCGACAGCCTGGGCTTTACTGTCGAACAGATCGGCCTGCTGGGCTCGGTGTGTTTTGCCGGCTACCTGCTCGGCACGCTGCTGGCAGTGGTGCTGATCGACCGCATGAACTGGCGCTGGTTGACCCTGGGTTGTGCGCTTGGCGCTGCGGCGGCGTATGGGATGTCGTCCTGGCTGCCGGCCACGGCCCAGCTGCCGCTGTGGGCGGTGATCGGCTTTTTTGCTGCGCTCATGACCTGCCTCGGCATGCGCATCATGGGTGAAATGGCCAACAAGGAACGCGCCCTGGGCATGCGTCTGGGTATTGAACTGGGGGTGGTGGCGGCAGTGCTGTTCGCCTTGCCGTCGCTAGTGATTGCCTATTTCCACTATGCCGGCGCGGCCTTGATGCTGGCCGCGATCATTTTGCTGTTGAGCTTAAGCGCGCTGGCCTTGCCCAGGCGTCAGGACTTCATTCACGAAGCGCAGCAGGCGCAAACCGACTCGTTGCTGGCACGCTTCAGGTTCCCGCCGGCGGCATATGCAGCGCTGGCATTTTTCTTCCTGTTCGGCGCCGGGCAGATTGGCCTCTGGGCGTTCCTTGAGCGCTTGGGCCATGGCCTGGCGTTGCAGCCGGCGGAACTGGGTGTCGTCTTCGCCGTGCTGAAACTGCTGGGCGGCGCAGCCGCGCTGGCCTTGGCGGTGGTGGGTGACCGCCTGGGCGTACGCGTGCCCCATCTTGTCGTGCTCGCGGTACTGGGTACCGGGCTGTTGTTACTGGGCAACGCCGAAGGCTTTTTGATGTATGCCGCGGGCGCCTGGATCTGGGAGGTCGGCTTTACCTGGGGCTGCGTCTACCAGACCGCAGCGATTGCGCGGCTGGACCGCAGCGGCCGCTCGATCATGCTGATTCCAGGGGCCTTTGCCCTGAGCTCCATGGCAGGTCCGGCCTTGGCCGGGCAACTGGTCGGTGAGGGCTTCGGCATGCTGCTGTGGCTGGCGGCTGGCTGTGCGCTGATCCCGGTGCTGGCGTTTACCTGGGTGCTGGCGCAACGTTTGCAGGGCGCGGGCACTGGCTGTGCAGTGGGTATGCAGGCATGA
- a CDS encoding SDR family NAD(P)-dependent oxidoreductase, whose amino-acid sequence MTKVAFITGASRGIGRETALAFARAGFDVAISARTVEEGESTAHRLCDAQGVPLAGSLNSTAAAIRALGRRALVVPMDLLDSASVLAAGQAVLAAFGRIDVLINNAIYQGRDLNSAFMSLQPQTMQRVFQGYVLAPLLLTQTVLPGMLERGDGVVINVTSGAGEGDPPVAAVNGGWGYAYGAGKAAVSRVSGVLAAELGEQGIRAFTLNPGVVTTDALKATIGENGLLALRIGTAPPQVPAEVMVWLATHDQAARFQRRTIAAQAFALEHGIVASW is encoded by the coding sequence ATGACCAAAGTGGCATTCATTACCGGGGCAAGCCGCGGTATCGGGCGCGAGACGGCATTGGCCTTTGCCCGGGCCGGGTTCGATGTGGCGATCAGTGCCCGCACTGTAGAGGAGGGCGAAAGCACCGCGCATCGGCTGTGCGATGCCCAGGGCGTGCCGCTGGCGGGCAGCCTCAACAGTACGGCAGCCGCGATCCGCGCCTTGGGGCGCAGAGCGCTGGTGGTGCCTATGGATCTGCTCGACAGCGCCTCGGTATTGGCCGCCGGCCAGGCAGTACTGGCCGCGTTCGGGCGCATTGATGTGCTGATAAACAACGCCATCTATCAGGGCCGCGACCTTAACAGCGCATTCATGTCGCTGCAGCCGCAGACCATGCAGCGGGTATTCCAGGGCTATGTGCTGGCGCCGCTGTTGCTTACCCAGACCGTGTTGCCCGGCATGCTCGAACGGGGTGACGGGGTGGTGATCAACGTCACCTCCGGTGCCGGTGAAGGCGACCCGCCCGTGGCTGCCGTCAACGGTGGCTGGGGGTATGCCTACGGTGCGGGCAAGGCTGCGGTCTCCAGGGTTTCGGGGGTGCTTGCAGCCGAACTGGGCGAGCAGGGGATTCGCGCCTTTACGCTTAACCCGGGGGTGGTCACCACCGACGCGCTGAAGGCTACCATCGGCGAAAACGGCCTGCTGGCCCTGCGCATCGGCACTGCGCCTCCCCAGGTGCCGGCAGAGGTGATGGTATGGCTGGCCACCCACGATCAGGCTGCGCGCTTTCAGCGGCGCACCATCGCCGCGCAGGCGTTTGCGCTGGAGCACGGCATCGTCGCCAGCTGGTGA
- a CDS encoding MFS family transporter — protein sequence MGTARPLTRKERTTAIVGVCSGNLVEWYDFFIYAYTSIYFASLFFPAGDQTSQLLATAGIFAVGFFMRPLGGWIFGYIADTRGRKISMIISVFMMCGGSLMIAVMPTYATVGVAAPVLLVVARLMQGLSVGAEYGTGATYISEVSRAGRRSFYGSFQYMTIIAGQLLALLTVAVLQLVLSEQDLKAWGWRVPFLIGALASIVVVYLRRTMRETATAQGMKSKEAGSLRGLMQHKRAVLLTFTITIGCSLYFYTFTAYMQKFLVVSVGIPAPTVSIIMASALVIFMFAQPVFGMLADKIGVRRNMIIFGLLSTFLVIPLLSAIKSVQDPLSAFALVVAGLLIAAFYTPVTGVLKADFYPPTVRALGVGLPYAVGAAMFGGSAEYVALSFRSLGMEQYFYLYVAAIGAITLVSSLLMPDLSRHGYLDGDGKVEENIGVRKFMGRKSTPSHISH from the coding sequence ATGGGCACGGCACGTCCGTTGACTCGCAAAGAGCGTACAACTGCAATTGTAGGTGTCTGTTCCGGCAACCTGGTGGAGTGGTACGACTTCTTCATCTATGCCTACACATCAATCTATTTCGCCTCACTGTTCTTTCCGGCGGGCGATCAGACCAGCCAGCTATTAGCCACCGCCGGTATTTTTGCGGTCGGTTTCTTCATGCGCCCGCTGGGTGGCTGGATATTCGGTTATATCGCCGATACGCGTGGTCGCAAGATATCGATGATCATCTCCGTGTTCATGATGTGCGGTGGGTCGTTGATGATCGCTGTCATGCCTACCTACGCCACTGTCGGTGTCGCGGCGCCGGTCCTGTTGGTGGTCGCCCGCTTGATGCAAGGGCTATCGGTCGGTGCAGAGTATGGCACCGGCGCGACCTACATCAGTGAGGTATCACGCGCTGGGCGCCGCTCGTTCTATGGCTCGTTCCAGTACATGACCATTATCGCAGGGCAACTGCTGGCGCTGTTGACGGTGGCAGTGCTGCAACTGGTGCTGTCTGAACAGGACCTGAAAGCCTGGGGTTGGCGAGTGCCGTTCCTGATCGGCGCGTTGGCCTCGATCGTGGTGGTGTACCTGCGCCGGACCATGCGCGAAACAGCCACTGCGCAAGGTATGAAGAGCAAGGAGGCGGGTTCGCTCAGGGGCCTCATGCAACACAAGCGCGCTGTACTGCTGACTTTCACCATTACCATCGGCTGTTCTCTGTACTTCTATACCTTCACGGCCTACATGCAGAAATTCCTGGTGGTGAGTGTCGGTATACCGGCACCGACAGTGAGCATCATCATGGCTTCGGCGCTGGTGATCTTCATGTTTGCCCAGCCGGTTTTCGGCATGCTAGCGGACAAGATCGGCGTACGCCGCAACATGATAATTTTCGGTCTGCTGTCCACGTTCCTGGTCATACCCCTGTTGTCAGCGATCAAGTCTGTTCAGGACCCGCTGAGTGCATTCGCGCTGGTGGTCGCCGGGTTGCTCATTGCAGCTTTCTATACGCCGGTTACTGGCGTGCTGAAAGCAGACTTCTACCCGCCAACCGTTCGGGCCCTTGGTGTAGGGCTGCCTTATGCGGTAGGTGCTGCAATGTTCGGGGGTTCCGCTGAATACGTGGCGCTGAGCTTCCGCTCGCTGGGCATGGAGCAGTACTTCTATCTGTATGTCGCAGCCATCGGTGCCATCACCCTTGTTTCCTCCCTGTTGATGCCAGACCTCTCCAGACATGGATACCTGGATGGCGATGGCAAGGTCGAGGAGAACATTGGGGTTCGCAAATTCATGGGACGCAAATCCACGCCATCCCACATCAGCCATTGA
- a CDS encoding hydroxyacid dehydrogenase → MNSEVKKIVRFDVWYHPVMAQTLEASADVVLQTVPRDQAPALIMQALRSCQVYQVPSARDELPPAWHVTERLLNQLPNLLCVSSNGAGYDTVDVDACTRAGVLVVNQSGANAQSVAEATIGLMLDSARRISESDRRLRRDRGFSREDLMGFELSGKTLGLVGIGEIGTRVARIAQALGMRVIAHDPLLTSDQINQRGATGCELVALLQQSDVVSLHCPRLASTLNMMNATTFASMRKGAIFINTARGGLHDEAALHAALACDHLGGAGIDVWDEEPPALDHPLLGLDNVVGLYHTAGVTREARLRMGLWAAEQILQVLRGEEGPRMVNPQVFAAYRQRLQASNHSSA, encoded by the coding sequence ATGAATAGCGAAGTGAAGAAGATCGTACGCTTCGACGTCTGGTACCACCCGGTGATGGCCCAGACGCTCGAAGCCTCAGCCGATGTGGTGTTGCAAACCGTACCTCGTGACCAGGCGCCCGCGCTGATCATGCAAGCGCTGCGCAGTTGCCAGGTCTACCAGGTGCCATCCGCACGCGATGAGCTGCCACCTGCATGGCATGTGACGGAACGTTTACTCAACCAACTGCCAAACCTGCTCTGTGTCTCATCCAATGGGGCCGGTTATGACACCGTCGACGTCGATGCCTGCACCCGTGCCGGAGTTTTGGTGGTGAACCAGTCCGGTGCCAATGCCCAATCGGTAGCGGAGGCAACCATCGGACTGATGCTCGACAGTGCACGGCGCATCAGTGAATCGGATCGGCGGTTGCGCAGGGACCGAGGTTTCTCTCGCGAAGATTTGATGGGCTTCGAACTCTCAGGGAAAACGCTGGGTCTGGTCGGTATCGGGGAGATAGGTACACGGGTAGCGCGTATCGCCCAGGCCCTGGGCATGCGGGTCATCGCCCATGATCCGTTATTGACAAGCGACCAGATCAATCAACGGGGCGCAACAGGCTGCGAACTGGTGGCGCTTTTGCAGCAGAGTGATGTCGTGTCGTTACATTGCCCCCGCCTGGCTTCGACGCTGAACATGATGAACGCAACAACGTTTGCGTCGATGCGCAAGGGCGCCATTTTCATCAATACGGCGCGTGGCGGCCTGCATGACGAGGCCGCACTTCATGCGGCGCTGGCCTGTGACCACCTTGGGGGCGCGGGTATCGACGTCTGGGACGAAGAACCGCCAGCCCTCGATCATCCATTGCTTGGGCTTGATAACGTGGTGGGCCTTTATCACACCGCAGGGGTAACCCGTGAGGCCCGTCTGCGCATGGGGCTATGGGCAGCGGAGCAAATTCTGCAGGTGCTGCGCGGCGAGGAGGGGCCACGTATGGTCAACCCTCAAGTGTTTGCAGCCTATCGACAACGGCTGCAGGCCAGTAATCATTCGTCAGCCTAG
- a CDS encoding NADPH-dependent oxidoreductase produces MTSNAQAKLAARYGAPNISALQQWNDTIDQLLEHRSVRAFTDQPLPEGTLETLVAAAQSASTSSNLQVWSVVAVQEGDRKGRLSALAGNQPYIHQAPLFLVWLADLSRVSRIADQHGVELEALPYLESLLLGTIDAALAAQNAVVALESLGLGSVYIGGIRNDIEAVAKELQLPPQVYPVFGLCVGYPSPDRPAKVKPRLPQAAVLHHETYSAADEQGVLAEYDKRLGAFYQGEGMKASGWSEQVVSRLRNVSSLHGREELLGELSRMGFGLR; encoded by the coding sequence ATGACATCCAACGCTCAGGCAAAACTCGCTGCACGCTATGGCGCACCGAACATTTCTGCGCTGCAACAATGGAATGACACCATCGACCAACTGCTCGAACACCGCAGCGTCAGGGCGTTTACTGATCAGCCTCTGCCCGAGGGTACGCTCGAGACCTTGGTTGCTGCCGCGCAATCCGCATCCACATCATCCAACCTCCAGGTCTGGAGTGTGGTTGCGGTGCAAGAGGGGGATCGCAAAGGCCGCCTCTCGGCGCTGGCCGGCAACCAGCCCTACATCCATCAAGCGCCACTGTTCCTGGTCTGGCTTGCCGATTTGTCCCGCGTCTCGCGCATCGCAGACCAGCATGGGGTAGAGCTGGAGGCTTTGCCATACCTGGAAAGCCTGTTGCTCGGCACCATCGACGCAGCGCTTGCGGCCCAGAATGCGGTTGTTGCGTTGGAGTCGCTTGGGCTTGGAAGCGTGTACATCGGCGGTATTCGTAACGACATCGAAGCCGTTGCCAAGGAACTGCAACTGCCGCCTCAGGTCTATCCGGTCTTCGGCCTGTGCGTTGGCTATCCGTCGCCTGATCGGCCAGCCAAGGTGAAGCCGAGGCTGCCACAGGCAGCAGTGCTTCATCACGAAACGTACTCGGCTGCCGACGAGCAGGGCGTTCTGGCGGAATACGACAAGCGCCTGGGTGCTTTCTATCAAGGCGAAGGCATGAAGGCTTCAGGCTGGTCGGAGCAGGTGGTCAGCAGGCTGCGGAACGTTTCTAGCCTGCATGGGCGCGAGGAGCTGCTGGGGGAACTGAGCCGGATGGGCTTTGGGCTGCGCTGA
- a CDS encoding PA0061/PA0062 family lipoprotein, with product MRTMMLLLAITAVTGCQSPLPSANPHMAWVDFSVPFPNDRLLMAERLDKQRLSDGRFFQVSPGSHELIVRFDYEVGGGGGLSLMGGTTVRECYLTVPYANFQAGQRYVLEGRSMALTPEARLYDAKGEVVAEVSEFYCL from the coding sequence ATGCGCACAATGATGCTTTTATTGGCAATCACGGCAGTTACCGGTTGCCAGTCGCCGCTGCCAAGCGCCAATCCTCACATGGCCTGGGTCGATTTCTCGGTGCCATTTCCCAATGACAGGTTACTGATGGCTGAGCGGCTGGATAAGCAACGGTTGAGCGACGGGCGCTTCTTTCAAGTGAGCCCGGGCAGCCATGAGCTGATCGTCAGGTTCGATTATGAAGTGGGCGGTGGCGGGGGGCTGAGCCTGATGGGCGGCACCACTGTGCGCGAATGCTACCTGACGGTCCCTTACGCCAACTTCCAGGCAGGCCAGCGCTATGTGCTGGAGGGGAGGTCGATGGCGCTAACTCCTGAGGCGCGGTTGTACGACGCCAAGGGGGAGGTGGTTGCAGAGGTCAGCGAATTCTATTGCCTGTAA